A window from Pararge aegeria chromosome 6, ilParAegt1.1, whole genome shotgun sequence encodes these proteins:
- the LOC120624792 gene encoding YEATS domain-containing protein 4: protein MSLPTDFGPDSGGRIKGLVIVKPIVYGNVARYFGKKREEDGHTHQWSVYVKPYSNEDMSAYIKKIHFKLHESYVNPNRIVTKPPYELTETGWGEFEIVIKIYFHDPNERPVTLYHILKLFQSPVSEGNSPIGRALVSESYEEIVFQEPTQLMQHLLSNVKPVTNGQWAHDTNFEDKKDKTLERIVSAQAKVRNEISELKQKLQLAKETITKFKEEIAKVQNNPSQSVLSAV from the exons ATGAGTTTACCAACCGATTTTGGCCCGGATTCGGGCGGTAGAATTAAG gGACTGGTGATAGTGAAACCCATAGTTTACGGCAATGTAGCGCGGTATTTCGGCAAGAAACGAGAAGAAGACGGTCATACTCACCAATGGAGCGTGTATGTAAAACCGTATTCAAACGAAGATATGTCTGCgtatataaagaaaatacactTCAAATTGCATGAAAGTTACGTTAATCCTAATAGGATAGTGACGAAGCCGCCGTATGAACTCACAGAGACGGGATGGGGAGAGTTCGAAATcgtcattaaaatatactttcatGACCCCAACGAAAGACCT GTAACTCTCTATCACATTCTGAAGTTATTCCAATCGCCAGTCAGCGAAGGAAATTCTCCAATTGGCAGAGCACTAGTTAGTGAGTCCTATGAGGAGATAGTATTCCAGGAGCCAACTCAACTGATGCAGCATTTACTGAGCAATGTCAAGCCCGTCACAAATGGACAATGGGCACATGACACTAATT TTGAAGATAAAAAAGATAAGACATTGGAGAGGATAGTATCCGCGCAGGCGAAGGTACGAAACGAAATATCGGAGTTAAAACAAAAGTTGCAACTTGCGAAAGAAACCATTACAAAATTCAAAGAGGAGATCGCAAAAGTACAGAACAACCCAAGCCAAAGCGTTTTGTCTGCTGTATAG
- the LOC120624675 gene encoding uncharacterized protein LOC120624675: MLPGPLAPLDARKTRALTTIYAPRKPKQRKHKTAQSRMLENEIPIKTNLKSSLSPFPPLPAIGQKQEKTKVIIFDLKNDDRTFKLQEVLKPLTPLSIHGLRKNVDCEKKPQQLIRENTYDVIEPIYLTPEKVKKKVTPTRYSDAKLSPKSRFKNAAFQVAKLTSMPETGKLLCLRERETYTICREVDDSCRLQKLPQSPAQQLNKLSEIFQSLDMKGRHRDKMKKENSWF; encoded by the coding sequence ATGCTGCCCGGACCACTCGCGCCCCTAGACGCACGCAAAACGCGCGCCCTCACCACTATATACGCGCCGCGGAAGCCCAAACAACGGAAACATAAGACCGCACAATCAAGGATGCTAGAAAATGAAATACCCATTAAAACTAACCTCAAATCTTCCCTCTCGCCCTTTCCTCCGCTACCAGCCATCGGCCAGAAGCAAGAGAAAACTAAAGTAATAATCTTCGATTTGAAAAATGACGACCGCACATTCAAACTCCAAGAAGTACTCAAACCTCTCACGCCGTTAAGCATTCATGGTTTAAGAAAGAACGTTGACTGTGAGAAGAAACCTCAGCAGCTTATAAGAGAGAACACTTACGATGTCATCGAACCGATTTACTTGACTCCggaaaaagtaaagaaaaaagttaCACCGACAAGATATAGCGATGCGAAATTGTCACCGAAGAGCAGGTTCAAAAACGCGGCATTCCAGGTTGCTAAACTGACGTCAATGCCCGAAACTGGGAAGTTGCTTTGCTTGCGGGAACGAGAGACATACACGATATGTCGGGAGGTTGACGATTCGTGTCGCTTGCAGAAATTACCACAGAGTCCTGCACAACAATTGAACAAACTTTCGGAGATTTTCCAAAGCTTGGATATGAAAGGAAGGCACAGAGATAAAATGAAAAAGGAAAATAGTTGGTTTTGA